The Burkholderia pyrrocinia genome includes a region encoding these proteins:
- a CDS encoding Zn-dependent oxidoreductase — MLSVVVDRPNSMSVREVPLPVPATGEVRVKVRYAGICGSDLHIFHGKNPFVSYPRIIGHEFVGTIESLGAGVDAARLGETVAVDPVISCGHCHACTIGRRNVCRHLTVLGVHRDGGFSQYTCVPAGNAYRIPDEIADTCAAIVEPFAVAANATSRTGVLPGDVALIYGAGTVGLTILQVLKRVYGIRAFITDRLDARLQLARKCGAAKDEIINTSVESLPDALEQRGVDGGPTLIFDAVCHPSILEEAVKIAAPAGRIGVLGFSSEPSAIVQAELTKKELTLAASRLNCAMFPQVIDWIGQGLIQPEHIVTHKVSFRDVAQAFEMAERNPAESCKILLDFAGG, encoded by the coding sequence ATGTTGAGCGTCGTTGTCGATCGTCCGAACAGCATGAGCGTGCGCGAGGTGCCGCTGCCTGTGCCCGCCACCGGCGAAGTGCGCGTGAAGGTCCGCTATGCGGGCATCTGCGGGTCGGACCTGCATATCTTTCACGGCAAGAACCCGTTCGTGTCGTACCCGCGCATCATCGGCCACGAATTCGTCGGGACGATCGAGTCGCTCGGCGCGGGCGTCGATGCCGCACGGCTCGGCGAGACCGTCGCGGTCGATCCGGTGATCAGTTGCGGGCATTGTCATGCGTGCACGATCGGCCGGCGCAACGTGTGCCGGCACCTGACCGTGCTCGGCGTGCATCGTGACGGCGGCTTCAGCCAGTACACGTGCGTGCCGGCCGGCAATGCGTACCGGATCCCGGACGAGATCGCCGATACGTGTGCGGCGATCGTCGAGCCGTTCGCGGTGGCCGCGAACGCGACGTCGCGCACCGGCGTGCTGCCGGGCGATGTCGCGCTGATCTATGGCGCCGGCACCGTCGGGCTGACGATCCTGCAGGTGCTCAAGCGCGTGTACGGCATTCGCGCATTCATCACCGATCGGCTCGACGCGCGGCTGCAGCTCGCGCGCAAGTGCGGCGCGGCGAAGGACGAGATCATCAACACGAGCGTCGAGTCGCTGCCCGATGCGCTCGAGCAGCGGGGCGTCGACGGCGGCCCGACGCTGATCTTCGATGCGGTCTGCCACCCGTCGATTCTCGAGGAGGCCGTGAAGATCGCCGCGCCGGCGGGCCGGATCGGCGTGCTCGGCTTCTCGTCGGAACCGTCCGCGATCGTGCAGGCGGAGCTGACGAAGAAGGAGCTGACGCTGGCCGCGTCGCGGCTCAATTGCGCGATGTTCCCGCAGGTGATCGACTGGATCGGCCAGGGGCTGATCCAGCCCGAGCACATCGTCACGCACAAGGTGAGCTTTCGCGACGTCGCGCAGGCGTTCGAGATGGCCGAGCGCAATCCCGCGGAGAGTTGCAAGATCCTGCTCGATTTCGCGGGCGGTTGA